ACTCATAGATTCAAATTTCAATGTAATATTCTCCTTAAATATTTATTTTATCAAATGAAGTAAAATTCTATATTTCTACAGGATCAGGCATTTCTAAGGAAATTTTTCCTATCTTCCCCTTGCGAAATTCCTCTAACAACATTTCGGCTGTTCTAGTATAATCAGGTTCTCCACCCTTTACTATATTTCCTCTTTTTGTAGCGATATCTGTAAAAACCTCTAGAGCCTCTTTATGCTTTATTTGGATTTTATATCTATCCTCTAGTAATTTGGGATACTGTTCTGTTAAAAACTTTATTAGATTAAAAGCTAGTTCTTCCTGATCTAGTATATCATCTTTTATAGAGCCTATCCAAGCTAGCTTAAGACCTATCTTTGGATCTTCGAATTTAGGCCAAAGTATTCCCGGCGTATCTAATAAATCTATTTTTTCACTTATTTTAATCCATTGCTTCCCTTGCGTCACACCTGGTCTATTTCCGGTTTTTGCACTTGCTCTCCCTACAACTTTATTAATAAAAGTAGATTTCCCCACATTAGGAATACCAATAATCATACAACGTATTGGTCTATTTTTCCTTCCTTTTTGCACTAATCTATCGAGCTTTTCTTGCATTATCTTTTCTATTTTTTTTAGGACTTGATTTATTCCCTGACCGGATATGGAATTAATAAAAATATTATCTGCTTTATGCTCCTCCAAAAATGTTTGCCATTGCTTGTTTATTATTGGATCAGATAAATCAGCTTTATTTAATACCATTAATTTTGGTTTACTACCAATTAATTCATCAACATCTGGGTTTCTACTACTAATAGGTACCCTTGCATCTATAATCTCAATAACGACATCTACTAAAGTAAGGTTATCTTTTATTAATCTTTTGGCTTTAGCCATATGTCCTGGATACCACTGTATGTTCATAGATTTCACCTACTCTTATTCAATAATTTTCATAGCCTTTAATGGCCAGATTTTCACTATAGCTTTCCCAATAATATTTTCTTTAGTTAAGAATCCTACATCTCTGTATCGGCTATCCCGACTATTATTTCTATTATCCCCTAACACGAAATAACTATTATTGGGAACCTTTGTCTTAGGAAAATTCTCAATTTTATTTGAAGGAATATAGGGTTCTACTACTTCCTTATCATTAATATATACAACATTATTCTTTATTTCAACTGTATCCCCATCTTTTGCGACAATTCGCTTAATGAAACTTAGGCTCAGGTCAGCAGGATACTTAAATACTATGATATCTCCATAATCTGGTTCATGGATGAGATATTCTATCTTATTAATAACTAATCTATCTTTATTTGCCAAAGTTGGGTACATTGAACTTCCCCTCACCTCAAAAGGCTCAAATAAAAAAGATTTTATAATCATAGCTATAATTCCAGCTATAATGATCGTCCTAAGCCACTCTATCCATTCATTTTTTTCAGACTTGGTTTTCACTTTTCTTCCCCCTTTACAGGACATATAAAAACCAAATTTTAATATATAAATAAGAAAACGGCTAACGCCGTATTTGTAAAATAGGAAAGTTTAGTCTCTTTTTACTAAGACCAACTTTCCTATATCAAAATAAGAAGGGACTGTAGAACAGTCCCTATTTTCTCTCTTTAACTTTTGCAGCTTTTCCTACACGATCACGTAAGTAGTTAAGCTTAGCTCTTCTTACTTTTCCTTTTCTTGTTACTTCAATCTTATCAATTCTAGGAGAATGTAGTGGGAAAGTTCTTTCAACACCTACACCATAGGAAATCTTTCTTACAGTAAAGGTTTCTCTAATTCCACCATTTTGTCTCTTTAAAACAATACCTTCAAAAACTTGGATTCTCTCTCTTTTGCCTTCCACAACTTTCGCATGAACTCGTACTGTGTCACCTGCATTAAATTCTGGAATGTCATTTCTTATTTGCTGTTGTTCTATTGATTTAATGATATTCATTCGTGTACCTCCTTCCTTACTAGACGTTCTTATTCGACTATGAATAGAGGACCGCCCGGGATAACATTGAAATTATATCATAGATATTATAGTAATTCAATAAATTTAATCTATTTATTGTACTTTGATAATAATATTCGATCTTCCTTATTTAAATTTAATTTATTAAATAAATCTGGTCGACGCATTTTTGTTTTTAACAGAGCTTCTCCTCTTCGCCATTTCCGTATTTCTTCATGATTGCCTGAAAGTAATACCTCAGGCACCTTTTGATCTAAAAATTCATAAGGTCTTGTATATTGTGGAAATTCAAGCAACCCACTGGATATAGAGTCCTCAGTGGCACTATTCTCATTTCCTAGCATCCCTGGTAATAATCTAGAAAGACAGTCAATTATAACCATGGCAGGTAGTTCTCCTCCAGTTAGAACATAATCTCCTAGGGATACCTCATGGGTTACAATTTTATCTATTATTCTTTGATCTACCCCTTCATAGTGTCCACATAAAAAAATCACTTGAGGATATTGAGATAATTCCTCCGCTAGATTTTGATTGAAATGCTCCCCTTGGGGAGTCAAATAAATACATGGGGCTTTTATATCTATCTTTTCAATACTTTGATATGCATCATATATAGGCTGAGGAGTCATAACCATTCCAGGCCCTCCCCCGTAGGGATAATCATCTGCTTTTTTATGTTTATCCCTTGAAAAGTTCCTAATATTGACAACATTTATATCAATGATATTCTTTTGTATTCCCCTTTTCATAATGCTCGTTCCTATAAAATCATTAAACATTTCCGGGAATATTGTCAAAATATCTATTTTCATAATTCCATCAAATCCTTTGGAATATCTGCCCTAGCAATTTTACCTACTATATCAATTTCTTTAAAAATTTCTTTCCGTGCAGGTACTAAGATTTCCTTACTGTTTCCCTTAATAACATATATATCTGTCGGCCCTGTTTGAAGTATATCTGTGATTGTTCCTATTCTTTCATTAGTTAGGGAATAAACTTCTACTCCTATTAAGTCCCTAATGAAATATTGGTCTTTTGCTAAGGCTATAGCATCCTTTCTTTCTATAGATATAAAATATCCTTTTAACTCCTCGGCTTGATTTCGATCGGTTATTTCATTAAGCGAGGCTAGAATATGATTCTTATGAATACGCACCTTAGAAATTGTCAAAGGATACCGTGCATCTTTTTTTTCGATATATACTTTATTAAGAGAATAAAATCTCTCTGGATCATCCGTTAACGGTAAAATTTTCACTTCTCCCTTTATACCATGGACATTTATAATCTTACCTACATGTAAAAAATCCTCCACTTTTTCACCTCTATTTTCAACTTCACATTTATAAGATGTTTATCTTATGGATTAATATTCTTATAAGAACTTTATTATATTCAAAAAGTTAGGCCAAAGCCTAACTCTTTTATTAAATAATCTCAACAATAACTCTTTTATTTTCTTTTGTCGCAGCTGCTTTTACAACGGTACGAATAGCTTTGGCTATTCTCCCCTGCTTTCCTATGACCTTGCCCATATCTTCTGGTGCTACTTTCAACTCTAGGAT
The window above is part of the Irregularibacter muris genome. Proteins encoded here:
- the ylqF gene encoding ribosome biogenesis GTPase YlqF, producing the protein MNIQWYPGHMAKAKRLIKDNLTLVDVVIEIIDARVPISSRNPDVDELIGSKPKLMVLNKADLSDPIINKQWQTFLEEHKADNIFINSISGQGINQVLKKIEKIMQEKLDRLVQKGRKNRPIRCMIIGIPNVGKSTFINKVVGRASAKTGNRPGVTQGKQWIKISEKIDLLDTPGILWPKFEDPKIGLKLAWIGSIKDDILDQEELAFNLIKFLTEQYPKLLEDRYKIQIKHKEALEVFTDIATKRGNIVKGGEPDYTRTAEMLLEEFRKGKIGKISLEMPDPVEI
- the lepB gene encoding signal peptidase I, producing the protein MKTKSEKNEWIEWLRTIIIAGIIAMIIKSFLFEPFEVRGSSMYPTLANKDRLVINKIEYLIHEPDYGDIIVFKYPADLSLSFIKRIVAKDGDTVEIKNNVVYINDKEVVEPYIPSNKIENFPKTKVPNNSYFVLGDNRNNSRDSRYRDVGFLTKENIIGKAIVKIWPLKAMKIIE
- the rplS gene encoding 50S ribosomal protein L19, with protein sequence MNIIKSIEQQQIRNDIPEFNAGDTVRVHAKVVEGKRERIQVFEGIVLKRQNGGIRETFTVRKISYGVGVERTFPLHSPRIDKIEVTRKGKVRRAKLNYLRDRVGKAAKVKERK
- the trmD gene encoding tRNA (guanosine(37)-N1)-methyltransferase TrmD → MKIDILTIFPEMFNDFIGTSIMKRGIQKNIIDINVVNIRNFSRDKHKKADDYPYGGGPGMVMTPQPIYDAYQSIEKIDIKAPCIYLTPQGEHFNQNLAEELSQYPQVIFLCGHYEGVDQRIIDKIVTHEVSLGDYVLTGGELPAMVIIDCLSRLLPGMLGNENSATEDSISSGLLEFPQYTRPYEFLDQKVPEVLLSGNHEEIRKWRRGEALLKTKMRRPDLFNKLNLNKEDRILLSKYNK
- the rimM gene encoding ribosome maturation factor RimM (Essential for efficient processing of 16S rRNA); translation: MEDFLHVGKIINVHGIKGEVKILPLTDDPERFYSLNKVYIEKKDARYPLTISKVRIHKNHILASLNEITDRNQAEELKGYFISIERKDAIALAKDQYFIRDLIGVEVYSLTNERIGTITDILQTGPTDIYVIKGNSKEILVPARKEIFKEIDIVGKIARADIPKDLMEL
- a CDS encoding KH domain-containing protein, with the protein product MRNLVEVIVKALVDQPEAVVVNEVQGEQSIILELKVAPEDMGKVIGKQGRIAKAIRTVVKAAATKENKRVIVEII